In one Rhinopithecus roxellana isolate Shanxi Qingling chromosome 1, ASM756505v1, whole genome shotgun sequence genomic region, the following are encoded:
- the GCSAM gene encoding germinal center-associated signaling and motility protein isoform X4, with translation MSLKGVSAFPGKKYSFLKRGKIPKMKMKDCHLLPSRTILTRRTQRSCATPSSIIRFSVEGHQGTLLKSTMRMFPAKLRDPESPWEELRLSIHFYTCLLPLHMPDPQKMNMNFSCLKDSPLTFCNSHIHLRPLLRPSFPIYSEVVGLAFV, from the exons ATGTCGCTGAAGGGTGTTTCTGCCTTCCCTG gaaaaaaatactcatttttgaAAAGAGGCAAGATTCCCAAAATGAAA atgAAGGATTGTCATCTACTCCCATCCAG GACAATATTGACCAGACGTACTCAGAGGAGCTGTGCTACACCCTCATCAATCATCAGGTTCTCTGTAGAAGGCCATCAGGGAACTCTGCTGAAGAGCACTATGAGAATGTTCCCTGCAAAGCTGAGAGACCCAGAGAGTCCTTGGGAGGAACTGAGACTGAGTATTCACTTCTACACGTGCCTTCTACCCCTACACATGCCCGATCCCCAGAAGATGAATATGAACTTCTCATGCCTCAAAGACTCTCCTCTCACTTTCTGCAACAGCCACATCCACTTACGGCCCCTTCTGAGACCCAGTTTTCCCATTTATAGTGAAGTGGTTGGACTAGCATTTGTTTAG
- the GCSAM gene encoding germinal center-associated signaling and motility protein isoform X3: MPWNLRMQSPKQRTSRCWDHHVAEGCFCLPWKKILIFEKRQDSQNENEGLSSTPIQDNIDQTYSEELCYTLINHQVLCRRPSGNSAEEHYENVPCKAERPRESLGGTETEYSLLHVPSTPTHARSPEDEYELLMPQRLSSHFLQQPHPLTAPSETQFSHL; the protein is encoded by the exons ATGCCTTGGAATCTGAGAATGCAAAGCCCCAAACAGAGAACATCCAG ATGCTGGGATCACCATGTCGCTGAAGGGTGTTTCTGCCTTCCCTG gaaaaaaatactcatttttgaAAAGAGGCAAGATTCCCAAAATGAAA atgAAGGATTGTCATCTACTCCCATCCAG GACAATATTGACCAGACGTACTCAGAGGAGCTGTGCTACACCCTCATCAATCATCAGGTTCTCTGTAGAAGGCCATCAGGGAACTCTGCTGAAGAGCACTATGAGAATGTTCCCTGCAAAGCTGAGAGACCCAGAGAGTCCTTGGGAGGAACTGAGACTGAGTATTCACTTCTACACGTGCCTTCTACCCCTACACATGCCCGATCCCCAGAAGATGAATATGAACTTCTCATGCCTCAAAGACTCTCCTCTCACTTTCTGCAACAGCCACATCCACTTACGGCCCCTTCTGAGACCCAGTTTTCCCATTTATAG
- the GCSAM gene encoding germinal center-associated signaling and motility protein isoform X1 yields MGNSLLRENSFRWQQNSQEMPWNLRMQSPKQRTSRCWDHHVAEGCFCLPWKKILIFEKRQDSQNENEGLSSTPIQDNIDQTYSEELCYTLINHQVLCRRPSGNSAEEHYENVPCKAERPRESLGGTETEYSLLHVPSTPTHARSPEDEYELLMPQRLSSHFLQQPHPLTAPSETQFSHL; encoded by the exons TTTCAGGTGGCAGCAGAACTCTCAAGAGATGCCTTGGAATCTGAGAATGCAAAGCCCCAAACAGAGAACATCCAG ATGCTGGGATCACCATGTCGCTGAAGGGTGTTTCTGCCTTCCCTG gaaaaaaatactcatttttgaAAAGAGGCAAGATTCCCAAAATGAAA atgAAGGATTGTCATCTACTCCCATCCAG GACAATATTGACCAGACGTACTCAGAGGAGCTGTGCTACACCCTCATCAATCATCAGGTTCTCTGTAGAAGGCCATCAGGGAACTCTGCTGAAGAGCACTATGAGAATGTTCCCTGCAAAGCTGAGAGACCCAGAGAGTCCTTGGGAGGAACTGAGACTGAGTATTCACTTCTACACGTGCCTTCTACCCCTACACATGCCCGATCCCCAGAAGATGAATATGAACTTCTCATGCCTCAAAGACTCTCCTCTCACTTTCTGCAACAGCCACATCCACTTACGGCCCCTTCTGAGACCCAGTTTTCCCATTTATAG
- the GCSAM gene encoding germinal center-associated signaling and motility protein isoform X2: MGNSLLRENRWQQNSQEMPWNLRMQSPKQRTSRCWDHHVAEGCFCLPWKKILIFEKRQDSQNENEGLSSTPIQDNIDQTYSEELCYTLINHQVLCRRPSGNSAEEHYENVPCKAERPRESLGGTETEYSLLHVPSTPTHARSPEDEYELLMPQRLSSHFLQQPHPLTAPSETQFSHL, translated from the exons GTGGCAGCAGAACTCTCAAGAGATGCCTTGGAATCTGAGAATGCAAAGCCCCAAACAGAGAACATCCAG ATGCTGGGATCACCATGTCGCTGAAGGGTGTTTCTGCCTTCCCTG gaaaaaaatactcatttttgaAAAGAGGCAAGATTCCCAAAATGAAA atgAAGGATTGTCATCTACTCCCATCCAG GACAATATTGACCAGACGTACTCAGAGGAGCTGTGCTACACCCTCATCAATCATCAGGTTCTCTGTAGAAGGCCATCAGGGAACTCTGCTGAAGAGCACTATGAGAATGTTCCCTGCAAAGCTGAGAGACCCAGAGAGTCCTTGGGAGGAACTGAGACTGAGTATTCACTTCTACACGTGCCTTCTACCCCTACACATGCCCGATCCCCAGAAGATGAATATGAACTTCTCATGCCTCAAAGACTCTCCTCTCACTTTCTGCAACAGCCACATCCACTTACGGCCCCTTCTGAGACCCAGTTTTCCCATTTATAG